In Terriglobia bacterium, the following proteins share a genomic window:
- a CDS encoding orotidine 5'-phosphate decarboxylase, whose amino-acid sequence MKPHERILVALDTPDRDRALALARALAGRVGGFKIGLEAFSASGPALVAEVLEAGLPVFLDLKLHDIPNT is encoded by the coding sequence ATGAAGCCGCACGAGAGGATCCTCGTCGCCCTCGACACGCCGGACCGCGACCGCGCCCTCGCCCTCGCGCGTGCGCTCGCCGGGCGCGTGGGCGGGTTCAAGATCGGCCTCGAGGCGTTCTCGGCCTCTGGCCCCGCCTTGGTCGCGGAGGTCCTCGAAGCGGGCCTCCCGGTCTTCCTCGACCTCAAGCTCCACGACATCCCGAACAC